The proteins below come from a single Mycobacterium parmense genomic window:
- a CDS encoding GNAT family N-acetyltransferase — protein MSEALRRAWAKDLDAKTLYELLKLRVEVFVVEQAAPYPELDGRDLLAETRHFWLETSDGEVICTLRLMEEHPGGEKVFRIGRLCTKRAARGQGHTTRLLRAALAEVGNCPCRIDAQTYLAEMYAQHGFIRDGEDFLDGGVPHVPMLRPGSGLAQLP, from the coding sequence ATGAGCGAGGCTTTGCGACGCGCCTGGGCCAAAGACCTTGACGCCAAGACGCTTTACGAGCTGCTGAAGCTGCGGGTGGAGGTGTTCGTGGTCGAGCAGGCGGCGCCGTACCCCGAGCTGGACGGGCGCGACCTGCTCGCCGAAACCCGGCACTTTTGGCTGGAAACGTCCGACGGCGAGGTGATCTGCACGCTGCGGCTGATGGAGGAGCACCCCGGCGGCGAGAAAGTCTTCCGGATCGGCCGGTTGTGCACCAAGCGCGCCGCGCGCGGGCAGGGCCACACCACCCGCCTGCTGCGGGCGGCGCTGGCCGAGGTCGGCAATTGCCCGTGCCGGATCGACGCCCAGACGTATCTGGCCGAGATGTACGCCCAGCACGGATTCATCCGCGACGGCGAGGATTTCCTCGACGGCGGCGTCCCGCACGTGCCGATGCTGCGGCCCGGCTCGGGTCTGGCGCAGCTGCCGTGA
- the mqo gene encoding malate dehydrogenase (quinone) translates to MAETARTDVALVGAGIMSATLGALLRRLQPDWSITVIERLDAVAAESSSPWNNAGTGHSALCELNYTPQNADGSIDITKAVRINEQFQVSRQFWAYAVENGILTDAGFVSPIPHVSFVRGAHRVDYLRRRQQALAANPLFAGTELIDDADEFVRRLPLMAAGRDWSEPTALNWAPHGTDVDFGALSRQLVGYCVRHGATALFGHEVRNLTRDSDGRWTLLIGNRRTGVKRRLNARFVFVGAGGDALPLLQKSGIEEVRGFAGFPIGGRFLRADNPALVAAHRAKVYGMPAPGAPPLGALHLDLRFVNGKSWLVFGPYAGWSPKFLKHGRVTDLPRSIKPHNLASMVGVGVTQLTLLSYLIGQLRLSEPDRLHVLREFAPRAADADWELTVAGQRVQVIRRDKRRGGVLDFNTTLVGAADGSIAGLLGGSPGASTSVAAMLDVLRMCFPDRYRSWLPALKEMVPSLGVELSREPGLYDEVWAWGSKVLQLGMVRS, encoded by the coding sequence GTGGCGGAAACCGCGCGGACGGACGTCGCGCTGGTCGGCGCGGGCATCATGAGCGCCACGCTCGGTGCCCTGCTGCGCCGGCTGCAGCCGGACTGGTCCATCACCGTCATCGAGCGGCTCGACGCCGTCGCCGCCGAGAGCAGCAGTCCCTGGAACAACGCCGGCACCGGGCATTCCGCGCTGTGCGAGCTGAACTACACCCCGCAGAACGCCGACGGCTCCATCGACATCACCAAAGCGGTGCGTATCAACGAGCAGTTCCAGGTGAGCCGTCAGTTCTGGGCCTATGCCGTCGAGAATGGCATCCTCACCGACGCCGGATTCGTCAGCCCGATCCCGCACGTGAGCTTCGTGCGCGGCGCCCACCGCGTCGACTACCTGCGACGGCGGCAGCAAGCGCTGGCGGCCAACCCGCTGTTTGCGGGCACGGAACTCATCGACGACGCCGACGAGTTCGTCCGCCGGCTGCCGCTGATGGCCGCCGGGCGCGACTGGTCCGAGCCGACCGCACTCAACTGGGCCCCGCACGGCACCGACGTCGATTTCGGCGCGCTGTCTCGTCAGCTCGTCGGCTACTGCGTGCGCCACGGCGCCACGGCGCTGTTCGGGCACGAAGTCCGCAACCTCACGCGGGACTCCGACGGCCGCTGGACGCTGTTGATCGGCAATCGGCGCACCGGCGTGAAGCGGCGGCTGAACGCCCGGTTTGTGTTCGTCGGCGCGGGCGGGGACGCCCTGCCGCTGCTACAGAAGTCCGGCATCGAAGAGGTCAGGGGCTTCGCCGGTTTCCCGATCGGGGGCCGGTTCCTGCGGGCTGACAACCCGGCGCTGGTCGCCGCGCACCGGGCCAAGGTCTACGGAATGCCGGCGCCGGGAGCGCCGCCGCTGGGCGCGCTGCACCTCGACCTGCGGTTCGTCAACGGCAAGTCGTGGCTGGTGTTCGGGCCCTACGCGGGGTGGTCACCCAAGTTCCTCAAGCACGGCCGCGTCACCGACCTGCCCCGCTCGATCAAGCCGCACAATCTGGCGTCGATGGTGGGCGTCGGCGTCACTCAACTGACGCTGCTGAGCTACCTGATCGGCCAGCTGCGGCTCTCCGAGCCCGACCGGCTGCACGTGCTGCGCGAATTCGCGCCCCGGGCAGCGGATGCCGACTGGGAGCTGACGGTCGCCGGTCAGCGGGTGCAGGTGATCCGGCGCGACAAACGCCGGGGCGGCGTGCTCGACTTCAACACCACGCTGGTGGGCGCCGCCGACGGCAGCATCGCCGGACTGCTCGGCGGGTCCCCGGGGGCGTCGACGTCGGTCGCGGCGATGCTCGACGTGTTACGCATGTGCTTCCCGGACCGCTACCGCTCCTGGCTGCCCGCCCTGAAGGAGATGGTGCCGTCGCTGGGGGTTGAGTTGTCCCGGGAGCCGGGGCTTTACGACGAGGTATGGGCTTGGGGGAGCAAGGTGCTGCAATTGGGGATGGTCCGGTCATGA
- a CDS encoding alpha/beta hydrolase yields MTGWQPDVLPGYWQRTIPLGSDPAGEGEIVATLVRRGREQAAARPAHAVLAVHGYTDYFFHTALADHFAERGFAFYALDLQKCGRSHREGQTPHFVTDLANYDAELTHALRMVAEQTGPGRVMVYGHSAGGLIVSLWLDRLRRRDAATHACIGGLVLNSPFLDLHGPAILRHWVTSALLAGLSRARSKGVARTPGVGGYGTTLHRDYSGEFDYNLQWKPVGGFPITFGWLHAVRRGQARLHRGLDVGVPNLILRSDHSVRESTDPAAMQRGDAVLDVTQIARWAGCIGNRSTVVPVADAKHDVFLSLPWPRRLAYRQLDLWLDHHLGAQTDAPALSEDG; encoded by the coding sequence GTGACTGGCTGGCAGCCCGATGTCCTGCCGGGCTACTGGCAGCGCACCATCCCGCTGGGGTCCGACCCGGCCGGCGAGGGCGAGATCGTCGCGACACTGGTGCGGCGAGGCCGCGAGCAGGCGGCGGCTCGCCCCGCCCACGCCGTCCTGGCGGTGCACGGCTACACCGACTACTTCTTCCACACCGCGCTGGCCGACCACTTCGCCGAGCGCGGGTTCGCGTTCTACGCGCTGGACCTGCAAAAGTGCGGCCGGTCGCACCGCGAGGGCCAGACGCCGCACTTCGTCACCGACCTCGCCAACTACGACGCCGAGCTCACCCACGCCCTGCGGATGGTCGCCGAGCAGACCGGTCCGGGCCGGGTGATGGTGTACGGCCATTCCGCCGGCGGGCTCATCGTCTCGCTGTGGCTGGACCGGCTGCGACGACGGGATGCGGCTACGCACGCCTGCATCGGCGGCCTGGTGCTCAACAGCCCGTTTCTGGATCTGCACGGACCGGCGATCCTGCGCCACTGGGTGACCTCGGCGCTGCTGGCCGGGCTGTCGCGGGCGCGATCCAAGGGCGTGGCGCGCACGCCCGGCGTGGGCGGATACGGCACCACTTTGCATCGGGACTACTCCGGCGAGTTCGACTACAACCTGCAGTGGAAACCCGTGGGCGGCTTCCCGATCACGTTCGGCTGGCTGCACGCCGTGCGCCGTGGCCAGGCCCGGCTGCACCGCGGGCTCGACGTCGGCGTACCCAACCTGATCCTGCGGTCGGACCACAGCGTGCGCGAGAGCACCGACCCGGCGGCGATGCAGCGCGGTGATGCGGTGCTCGACGTCACCCAGATCGCCCGGTGGGCGGGCTGCATCGGGAATCGCAGCACCGTCGTCCCGGTCGCCGACGCCAAACACGACGTGTTCCTGTCACTGCCGTGGCCGCGCCGACTGGCCTACCGGCAACTCGACCTCTGGCTGGATCATCACCTCGGCGCCCAGACCGACGCCCCGGCGTTGTCCGAGGACGGGTGA
- a CDS encoding Fur family transcriptional regulator, with translation MKPKPVVLDPAVTDRIGEFLRSRGLRRMASRIQVLAVLEPVNGHLPVAEIHQRVRACMPPGAAPPDVATIYRTVTTLVEQGVLHALTLDGGVCTYGLAIAPHHHAVCTQCESIIEVPARQLSAALEHAMAGSSFALSEAAGLTLHGLCPRCQAAQRGPRSLKRSGC, from the coding sequence GTGAAGCCAAAGCCGGTGGTCCTCGACCCCGCCGTCACCGACCGGATCGGCGAATTCCTGCGCTCCCGCGGGCTGCGGCGAATGGCTTCGCGCATCCAGGTGTTGGCGGTGCTCGAGCCGGTCAACGGTCACCTTCCGGTGGCGGAGATCCACCAGCGGGTGCGCGCTTGCATGCCGCCGGGCGCCGCGCCGCCCGACGTGGCGACCATCTACCGCACGGTGACCACGCTGGTCGAGCAGGGGGTGCTGCACGCGCTGACGCTCGACGGTGGCGTCTGCACCTACGGGCTGGCGATCGCGCCGCACCACCATGCGGTGTGCACCCAGTGCGAGTCGATCATCGAGGTGCCCGCGCGCCAGCTCAGCGCGGCGCTCGAGCACGCGATGGCGGGCAGTTCCTTCGCGCTGTCGGAGGCGGCCGGTCTGACGCTGCACGGGCTGTGCCCGCGGTGCCAGGCCGCGCAGCGTGGGCCGCGCTCGCTCAAGCGCTCAGGGTGTTGA
- the nicT gene encoding Nickel transporter NicT, which translates to MASADLDRRLPFVTKLHGALTAAEWWRLASMAAFVAALHVVGWCTLVLVVEPAQLTVGGKAFGVGIGLTAYTLGLRHAFDADHIAAIDNTTRKLMNDGRRPLAVGFFFSLGHSTVVFGLAVLLATGVKAVVGPVEDDSSTLHHYTGLIGTGVSGLFLYLIAIFNVVVLVGILRVFARLRRGEFDEAELERQLDNRGLMNRFLGRLTKSITRSWHCYPIGLLFGLGFDTATEIALLVLAGTSAAAGLPWYAILCLPVLFTAGMCLLDTIDGSFMNFAYGWAFSNPVRKIYYNITITALSVAVALLIGSVELLGLFAGQFGWRGGFWDWVSGLNLNAVGYFVVGMFVATWVVALLVWRYGRIEEKWKATETAT; encoded by the coding sequence GTGGCCAGTGCCGATCTCGACCGGCGGCTGCCGTTCGTCACGAAGCTGCACGGCGCGCTCACCGCCGCGGAGTGGTGGCGGCTCGCGTCGATGGCGGCGTTCGTCGCCGCGCTGCACGTCGTCGGTTGGTGCACGCTGGTCTTGGTCGTCGAACCCGCGCAGCTGACGGTGGGCGGCAAGGCGTTCGGCGTCGGGATCGGGCTCACCGCCTACACCCTGGGCTTGCGGCACGCGTTCGACGCCGACCACATCGCCGCCATCGACAACACCACGCGCAAGCTGATGAACGACGGGCGGCGGCCCCTGGCCGTCGGGTTCTTCTTCTCCCTGGGCCATTCGACGGTGGTGTTCGGCCTGGCGGTGTTGCTGGCGACGGGCGTCAAGGCGGTCGTCGGGCCGGTCGAAGACGACTCCTCGACGCTGCATCACTACACGGGCCTGATCGGCACGGGCGTCTCTGGCCTCTTCCTCTATCTGATCGCCATTTTCAACGTCGTCGTGCTGGTGGGGATCCTGCGCGTGTTCGCGCGGCTGCGCCGCGGCGAGTTCGATGAGGCGGAGCTGGAGCGGCAGTTGGACAACCGCGGGCTGATGAACCGGTTCCTCGGCCGCCTCACCAAGTCGATCACCCGGTCCTGGCACTGCTACCCCATCGGGTTGTTGTTCGGGCTCGGCTTCGACACCGCCACCGAGATCGCGCTGCTGGTGCTGGCGGGCACCAGCGCCGCGGCCGGGTTGCCGTGGTACGCCATCCTGTGCCTGCCGGTGCTGTTCACCGCCGGCATGTGCCTGTTGGACACCATCGACGGCTCGTTCATGAACTTCGCCTACGGTTGGGCGTTCTCCAACCCGGTGCGAAAGATCTACTACAACATCACCATCACCGCGTTGTCGGTGGCGGTGGCTCTGCTGATCGGCAGCGTGGAGCTGCTGGGGTTGTTCGCCGGGCAGTTCGGCTGGCGGGGCGGATTCTGGGACTGGGTCAGCGGTCTGAACCTCAACGCGGTCGGCTATTTCGTCGTCGGCATGTTCGTCGCCACCTGGGTGGTGGCGCTGCTCGTCTGGCGCTACGGGCGCATCGAGGAGAAGTGGAAGGCGACCGAAACGGCGACCTAG
- a CDS encoding hydrogenase maturation nickel metallochaperone HypA, whose product MHELSLCEAIAGVVRTHADGRHVEVVRVRIGALRQVVPESLSFCWSLVRDSEDMPDAELELECVGAEVGCRACGRRSDITSAWSIWCPQCDSTDVEVLRGNEFLVTSLDVS is encoded by the coding sequence ATGCACGAGCTGTCGCTGTGCGAAGCCATCGCCGGTGTGGTCAGGACGCACGCCGACGGCCGGCACGTCGAGGTGGTGCGGGTGCGGATCGGCGCTTTGCGCCAGGTGGTGCCGGAATCGCTGTCCTTCTGCTGGAGCCTCGTGCGGGATTCCGAGGACATGCCGGACGCCGAGCTGGAACTCGAGTGCGTCGGCGCCGAGGTCGGGTGCCGCGCGTGCGGGCGGCGATCGGACATCACCTCGGCGTGGTCGATCTGGTGCCCGCAGTGCGACAGCACCGACGTCGAGGTGCTGCGCGGTAACGAATTCCTGGTGACGTCGCTGGACGTGTCGTGA
- the hypB gene encoding hydrogenase nickel incorporation protein HypB, with the protein MGRFHRHDDQTVHAHDHDHPGHQHGDHDRYQTGRQRVDVLEAIFAENDTLAEANREAFATNGIRALNLMSSPGSGKTTILQATLDELAGDLSIGVVEGDIATDLDAAKLRGRGAQISLLNTSNGFGGECHLDAPMVSRALPGLDLPGLDLVIIENVGNLVCPAEFDVGEHAKAMVYSVTEGEDKPLKYPVMFRAVDVVLLNKIDLVPHLDVDVDTYIANVREVNAAAPILPVSARTGAGMEAWYGWLRRFAGGAQN; encoded by the coding sequence ATGGGTAGGTTCCACCGCCACGACGACCAGACGGTGCACGCGCACGACCACGATCACCCCGGTCACCAGCACGGCGACCACGATCGCTACCAGACGGGCAGGCAGCGGGTCGACGTGCTGGAGGCCATCTTCGCCGAGAACGACACCCTGGCCGAAGCCAACCGGGAAGCGTTCGCGACCAACGGCATTCGCGCCCTGAACCTGATGAGCTCACCGGGATCGGGCAAGACGACCATCCTGCAGGCCACACTCGACGAACTCGCGGGTGACCTCTCGATCGGCGTGGTCGAAGGCGACATCGCCACCGACCTGGATGCCGCCAAGCTCCGCGGTCGCGGTGCCCAGATCTCGTTGCTGAACACCAGCAACGGTTTTGGCGGCGAATGCCATCTTGACGCGCCCATGGTCAGCCGCGCGCTGCCCGGCCTCGACCTGCCGGGCCTGGACCTGGTGATCATCGAAAACGTCGGCAACCTGGTCTGTCCGGCCGAGTTCGACGTCGGCGAGCACGCCAAGGCCATGGTGTACTCGGTCACCGAGGGCGAGGACAAGCCGCTCAAGTACCCGGTGATGTTTCGGGCGGTGGATGTGGTGCTGCTCAACAAGATTGACCTGGTGCCCCACCTCGACGTCGACGTCGACACCTACATCGCGAATGTACGCGAGGTGAACGCCGCGGCGCCCATCCTGCCGGTCAGCGCGCGCACCGGTGCGGGCATGGAGGCCTGGTACGGCTGGCTGCGGCGCTTCGCGGGCGGCGCGCAGAACTGA
- a CDS encoding NADH-quinone oxidoreductase subunit B family protein, translated as MPTDAAVKAEQTLIHVLWINAGLSCDGDSVALTAATQPSVEEIALGALPGLPQVAVHWPLIDFECGPNGGADDFLEWFFKADRGELEPFVLVVEGSIPNEKIKDEGYWCGFGNDPATGQPMTTSEWLDRLAPKATAIVAVGTCATYGGIHAMAGNPTGAMGVPDYLGWDWKSKAGIPIVCVPGCPIHPDNLSETLTYLLYMATGQAPMIPLDDALRPQWLFGKTVHEGCDRAGYYEQGDFATEYGSPKCIVKLGCWGPVVKCNVPKRGWINGVGGCPNVGGICIGCTMPGFPDKFMPFMDEPPGGRVSTAASGLYGSVIRNLRAITGRTVDKEPRWRHNGNQLTTGARRTW; from the coding sequence ATGCCAACCGACGCAGCAGTCAAAGCAGAACAAACGTTGATTCATGTTCTCTGGATCAATGCGGGGCTCAGTTGTGACGGCGATTCGGTGGCGTTGACTGCCGCCACCCAGCCCAGCGTCGAGGAGATCGCCCTCGGCGCGCTTCCGGGCCTCCCCCAGGTCGCCGTGCACTGGCCGCTGATCGACTTCGAGTGCGGACCCAACGGTGGGGCCGACGACTTCCTCGAGTGGTTCTTCAAGGCCGATCGTGGTGAATTGGAACCCTTCGTTCTGGTCGTCGAGGGGTCGATCCCCAACGAGAAGATCAAGGACGAGGGCTACTGGTGCGGGTTCGGCAACGACCCGGCCACCGGCCAGCCGATGACCACCAGCGAGTGGCTCGACCGGTTGGCGCCCAAGGCGACCGCGATAGTCGCGGTCGGCACCTGTGCCACCTACGGCGGCATCCACGCCATGGCCGGCAACCCGACCGGCGCGATGGGAGTGCCGGATTACCTGGGCTGGGACTGGAAGAGCAAGGCCGGGATACCGATCGTGTGCGTGCCCGGATGCCCCATCCACCCCGACAACCTCTCGGAGACGCTGACCTACCTGCTGTACATGGCCACCGGCCAGGCACCGATGATTCCGCTCGACGACGCGCTGCGTCCCCAGTGGTTGTTCGGCAAGACCGTGCACGAGGGGTGTGACCGGGCCGGCTATTACGAGCAGGGCGATTTCGCCACCGAGTACGGGTCACCGAAATGCATTGTGAAGCTGGGCTGTTGGGGTCCGGTCGTCAAGTGCAACGTGCCCAAGCGCGGATGGATCAACGGCGTCGGCGGCTGCCCCAACGTGGGCGGGATCTGCATCGGCTGCACCATGCCGGGCTTCCCGGACAAGTTCATGCCGTTCATGGACGAGCCCCCGGGCGGCAGGGTGTCCACCGCCGCGTCGGGCCTGTACGGGAGCGTGATCCGCAACCTGAGGGCCATCACCGGGCGCACCGTCGACAAGGAGCCGCGGTGGCGCCACAACGGCAACCAACTCACCACCGGAGCGCGCCGCACCTGGTAG
- a CDS encoding nickel-dependent hydrogenase large subunit: protein MTTTIPEPTQAGRKPGQLVDMAWDPITRIVGSLGIYTKIDFENREVVECHSTSSIFRGYSIFMKGKDPRDAHFITSRICGICGDNHATCSCYAQNMAYRVKPPHLGEWIVNLGEAAEYMFDHNIFQENLVGVDFCEKMVSETNPSVLSLAEKTQAPHADAHGYRTIADIMRSLNPFSGEFYREALVVSRWTREMFCLMEGRHVHPSTLYPGGVGTVATIQLMTDYMTRLMRYVEFMKKVVPMHDDLFDFFYDALPGYEKVGLRRTLLGCWGSFQDPEVCNFEYKDMERWGNAMFVTPGVVVDGKLVTHSLVDINLGIRILLGSSYYDDWTDQEMFVQRDPLGNAVDRRHPWNQHTNPHPQKRDMEGGKYSWVMSPRWFDGKDHLALDTGGGPLARLWSTALAGLVDIGYVKATGNSVKINLPKTALKGPVEFEWKVPKYGSNTIERDRARTYFQAYAAACALHFAEKALEEIRAGRTKTWEKFEVPDEAIGCGFTEAVRGVLSHHLVIRDGKIANYHPYPPTPWNANPRDSYGTPGPYEDAVQGQPIFEENGRDNFKGIDVMRTVRSFDPCLPCGVHMYLGKGKTLDRLHTPTQSPAE from the coding sequence ATGACAACCACCATTCCCGAACCCACCCAAGCCGGGCGCAAACCCGGCCAGCTCGTCGACATGGCCTGGGACCCGATCACCAGGATCGTCGGCAGCCTCGGCATCTACACCAAGATCGACTTCGAGAACAGAGAGGTCGTCGAGTGCCACAGCACCTCGTCGATCTTCCGCGGCTACTCGATCTTCATGAAGGGCAAGGATCCGCGCGACGCCCACTTCATCACCAGCCGGATCTGCGGCATCTGCGGCGACAACCACGCCACCTGCTCGTGCTACGCGCAGAACATGGCCTATCGCGTCAAGCCTCCGCACCTCGGCGAGTGGATCGTCAACCTCGGCGAGGCCGCGGAATACATGTTCGACCACAACATCTTCCAGGAGAACCTGGTCGGGGTGGACTTCTGCGAGAAGATGGTCTCCGAGACCAACCCGAGCGTGCTGTCCCTGGCGGAGAAGACTCAGGCGCCGCACGCCGACGCGCACGGGTATCGCACCATCGCCGACATCATGCGCTCGCTCAACCCGTTCAGCGGCGAGTTCTACCGCGAGGCGCTGGTGGTCAGCCGCTGGACGCGGGAGATGTTCTGCCTCATGGAGGGTCGCCACGTGCACCCGTCCACGCTGTACCCCGGCGGGGTGGGCACCGTCGCGACCATCCAGCTGATGACCGACTACATGACCCGGCTGATGCGCTACGTCGAGTTCATGAAGAAGGTCGTGCCCATGCACGACGACCTGTTCGACTTCTTCTATGACGCACTGCCCGGCTACGAGAAGGTCGGCCTGCGCCGCACCCTGCTGGGCTGCTGGGGCTCCTTCCAGGACCCCGAGGTGTGCAACTTCGAGTACAAGGACATGGAGCGCTGGGGTAACGCGATGTTCGTGACCCCGGGCGTGGTGGTCGACGGCAAGCTGGTCACCCACTCGCTGGTGGACATCAACCTGGGCATCCGAATCCTTTTGGGCAGTTCGTATTACGACGACTGGACCGACCAGGAGATGTTCGTGCAACGCGATCCGCTGGGCAACGCCGTCGACCGCCGGCATCCGTGGAATCAGCACACCAACCCGCACCCGCAGAAGCGGGACATGGAAGGTGGCAAGTACAGCTGGGTGATGTCGCCGCGCTGGTTCGACGGAAAGGACCACCTCGCGCTGGACACCGGCGGCGGCCCGCTCGCGCGGCTGTGGTCCACGGCGCTGGCCGGGCTGGTCGACATCGGCTACGTCAAGGCGACCGGCAACAGCGTCAAGATCAACCTCCCCAAGACCGCCCTGAAGGGTCCGGTGGAGTTCGAGTGGAAGGTGCCCAAGTACGGCAGCAACACGATCGAACGCGACCGTGCGCGCACCTACTTCCAGGCCTATGCGGCCGCGTGCGCGCTGCACTTCGCCGAGAAGGCCCTCGAGGAGATCCGCGCCGGGCGCACCAAGACGTGGGAAAAGTTCGAGGTGCCCGACGAGGCCATCGGCTGCGGCTTCACCGAGGCGGTGCGCGGCGTGCTCAGCCACCACCTGGTGATCCGGGACGGCAAGATCGCCAACTACCACCCGTACCCGCCCACCCCGTGGAACGCCAACCCGCGCGACAGCTACGGAACGCCGGGCCCCTACGAAGACGCGGTGCAGGGCCAACCGATCTTCGAGGAGAACGGCCGGGACAACTTCAAGGGCATCGACGTGATGCGCACGGTGCGCAGCTTCGATCCGTGCCTGCCCTGCGGTGTGCACATGTACCTGGGGAAGGGAAAGACCCTGGACAGATTGCACACACCCACCCAGTCACCCGCCGAGTGA
- a CDS encoding NifU family protein, whose translation MDRPETLETQTQWRTAGDRIQTLLDSCAASGPAAYERARQLVAEVVGLYGAGLERIVEIGEGGLAERLATDDLVASLLLVHGLHPHDVHRRVSDALERVRPYLGSHGGDVDLLEVRGDTVRLAFEGSCKSCPSSAVTLELAVEDAIRAAAPEIGSIEVVTTERTGMIPAESLMAHLHSDGHGPTEWHPAPELGELRAGEVAGFVIGGTALLACRAGDQTFVYRDHCPVCDDTLAGATLLGTLLRCPRCGVDFDVARAGAAATAAPLVPVPLLSRDGVPSLALREALGADA comes from the coding sequence GTGGATCGCCCGGAAACCCTTGAGACACAGACGCAGTGGCGTACGGCGGGCGATCGGATCCAGACTCTTCTGGATTCCTGCGCGGCGAGCGGGCCGGCCGCGTACGAACGGGCCCGGCAGCTGGTCGCCGAGGTGGTCGGGCTCTACGGAGCCGGGCTGGAACGGATCGTCGAGATCGGGGAGGGGGGTCTGGCCGAGCGGCTGGCCACCGACGACCTGGTGGCCAGCCTGCTCCTGGTTCACGGCCTGCACCCGCACGACGTGCACCGCCGGGTCTCCGACGCGCTGGAACGGGTGCGTCCCTACCTGGGTTCGCACGGCGGGGACGTCGACCTGCTGGAGGTCCGCGGCGACACGGTGCGGCTCGCTTTCGAAGGCAGCTGCAAGAGTTGCCCCTCGTCGGCGGTGACGCTGGAGCTGGCGGTCGAGGACGCGATCCGCGCGGCCGCGCCGGAGATCGGCTCGATCGAGGTGGTCACCACCGAGCGGACCGGCATGATTCCCGCCGAATCGCTGATGGCACACCTGCATTCGGATGGCCACGGGCCCACCGAGTGGCATCCGGCGCCGGAGCTCGGTGAGCTGAGGGCGGGCGAGGTCGCCGGGTTCGTCATCGGCGGGACCGCGCTGCTGGCCTGCCGGGCCGGTGACCAGACGTTCGTCTACCGGGACCACTGCCCGGTCTGCGACGACACCCTGGCCGGGGCGACGCTGCTGGGCACGCTGCTGCGTTGCCCGCGCTGCGGGGTGGATTTCGACGTCGCGCGCGCCGGCGCCGCCGCCACCGCGGCACCCCTGGTCCCGGTGCCGCTGCTGAGTCGCGACGGTGTGCCTTCGCTGGCTCTGCGCGAAGCGCTGGGGGCGGACGCATGA
- a CDS encoding DUF5947 family protein, which translates to MTTPFDVLTRIRSNRPPPEPEYERCEMCSESIADEHQHVVNVGARQLMCVCRACYLLFTDPHAELRYRAVPDRYLAFADFALDRRAWESLQIPVGVAFFFANSALGRTVAFYPGPAGACESELDLDAWGAISDADPRVSLLAEDVEALLIRVPEDSDSSPPQCFLVPIDACYEFVGRLRMLWRGFDGGQQARAFIDDFFTRVAARAVRTLP; encoded by the coding sequence ATGACCACCCCCTTCGACGTGCTCACCCGCATCCGCAGCAACCGGCCGCCGCCCGAACCGGAGTACGAGCGGTGTGAGATGTGCTCGGAGTCGATCGCCGACGAGCACCAGCACGTGGTGAATGTGGGTGCCCGGCAACTGATGTGCGTCTGCCGCGCCTGCTATCTGCTGTTCACCGATCCGCACGCCGAGCTGCGCTACCGCGCGGTGCCCGACCGTTATCTCGCCTTCGCGGACTTCGCGCTGGACCGCCGCGCGTGGGAGTCCCTGCAGATCCCGGTCGGGGTCGCGTTCTTCTTCGCCAACTCGGCGCTGGGCCGCACCGTCGCCTTCTACCCCGGCCCCGCCGGGGCGTGCGAGTCCGAGTTGGACCTCGACGCCTGGGGAGCCATCAGCGACGCCGACCCGCGGGTGAGCCTGCTGGCCGAGGACGTGGAGGCCCTGCTGATCCGGGTTCCCGAGGACTCCGATTCGTCGCCGCCGCAATGCTTCCTGGTCCCGATCGACGCCTGCTACGAATTCGTCGGGCGGTTGCGGATGCTGTGGCGGGGCTTCGACGGCGGCCAGCAGGCGCGCGCGTTCATCGACGACTTCTTCACCCGGGTCGCGGCCCGGGCCGTTCGGACGCTGCCATGA